The following proteins come from a genomic window of Populus nigra chromosome 6, ddPopNigr1.1, whole genome shotgun sequence:
- the LOC133697749 gene encoding small ribosomal subunit protein eS1y: protein MAVGKNKRISKGKKGGKKKAADPFSKKDWYDIKAPSVFSVKNVGKTLVTRTQGTKIASEGLKHRVFEISLADLQGDEDHAYRKIRLRAEDVQGRNVLTNFWGMNFTNDKLRSLVRKWQTLIEAHVDVKTTDNYTLRMFCIGFTKRRPNQIKRTTYAQSSQIRQIRRKMREIMTAQATSCDLKELVRKFIPESIGKEIEKATSSIYPLQNVFIRKVKILKAPKFDLGKLMEVHGDYSEDVGVKLERPADEPIAEAPAETAA, encoded by the exons ATGGCCGTCGG GAAGAACAAGAGAATTTCCAAGGGAAAGAAGGGAGGAAAGAAGAAGGC AGCTGATCCATTTTCAAAGAAGGATTGGTATGATATCAAGGCTCCTTCAGTTTTCTCGGTCAAAAACGTCGGCAAGACTCTTGTTACTCGTACTCAGGGTACCAAG ATTGCTTCAGAAGGTCTCAAACATCGTGTTTTTGAGATCTCACTTGCAGACCTTCAGGGTGATGAGGATCATGCTTACAGAAAGATCCGTTTGAGAGCTGAAGATGTTCAAGGAAGGAATGTTTTGACAAACTTCTGG GGAATGAATTTTACCAATGACAAATTGAGGTCTTTGGTGAGGAAATGGCAAACTTTGATTGAAGCTCATGTTGATGTGAAAACCACTGATAACTACACTTTGAGGATGTTCTGCATCGGGTTCACTAAAAGGCGTCCCAACCAGATCAAGAGGACTACCTATGCTCAGTCCAGCCAAATAAGACAA ATACGCCGCAAAATGAGGGAAATTATGACAGCCCAAGCAACTTCTTGTGATCTCAAGGAATTGGTCCGCAAGTTCATTCCAGAGAGCATTGGCAAGGAAATTGAAAAGGCAACTTCAAGCATCTACCCTCTTCAAAACGTTTTCATCAGGAAAGTGAAAATCTTAAAGGCCCCAAAGTTTGACCTTGGAAAATTGATGGAG GTTCATGGGGACTACTCCGAGGATGTTGGTGTGAAATTGGAAAGGCCAGCTGATGAGCCAATCGCCGAGGCCCCTGCTGAAACTGCTGCTTGA
- the LOC133696952 gene encoding leucine-rich repeat extensin-like protein 6: MKSSYLINLTLWSIINIMLFLSKVTSQTFYPPDFPIVSPQLMEAYIALQAWKQAITSDPNQFTANWHGPHVCNYTGVYCAPAPYDPFILTVAGIDLNHANIAGFLPEELGLLKDLALFHINSNRFYGVIPDSFIHLKFLFELDISNNRFSGPFPSVVFFLHSLKYLDVRFNEFDGKIPPQLFELKLDALFINNNRFHSTLPANLGNSPVSVFVVANNDIRGCIPPSLANMAETLDEIVLSNMALTGCLQQDIGLLRGLTVLDVSFNNLAGPLPESVGAMRNLEQLNVAHNKFSGQVPSSVCSLPKLENFTYSFNYFSGESLVCLRLPGNDDRRNCIPNRPFQRTPEECSNFYAHPISCGSIQCLIS; encoded by the coding sequence ATGAAGAGCTCATATCTCATCAATCTAACCCTCTGGAGCATCATCAATATCATGCTCTTCCTCTCCAAGGTCACTTCACAAACTTTTTATCCACCTGATTTTCCCATCGTAAGCCCTCAACTCATGGAGGCTTACATAGCTCTCCAAGCTTGGAAACAAGCTATAACCTCTGACCCCAACCAATTTACGGCCAACTGGCACGGGCCACATGTATGCAACTACACTGGTGTCTACTGTGCCCCAGCCCCATATGACCCTTTTATCTTGACGGTTGCCGGCATAGACCTAAACCACGCCAACATAGCCGGTTTTTTGCCTGAAGAGCTTGGCCTCCTTAAGGACCTTGCTCTCTTTCACATAAACTCCAATCGTTTCTACGGTGTCATCCCTGATAGTTTTATCCATCTCAAATTTCTTTTCGAGCTTGACATCAGTAACAACCGCTTTAGTGGTCCGTTTCCGAGTGTTGTTTTCTTCTTGCATTCGCTCAAATATCTTGATGTAAGGTTCAACGAATTCGATGGAAAAATCCCACCACAGCTTTTTGAGCTAAAATTAGATGctcttttcataaataataacaGATTTCACTCAACCCTGCCTGCTAACCTGGGAAACTCTCCAGTTTCAGTGTTTGTAGTAGCAAACAACGACATCAGAGGCTGCATTCCTCCAAGTTTGGCAAACATGGCAGAGACCCTTGACGAGATTGTTCTCTCTAATATGGCGTTAACAGGTTGTTTACAACAAGATATTGGGCTGCTAAGAGGCTTAACAGTTCTTGATGTCAGCTTCAACAATTTAGCTGGGCCTTTGCCAGAGTCAGTAGGAGCAATGAGGAACCTGGAGCAGCTAAATGTGGCACATAACAAGTTTTCCGGGCAAGTTCCTAGCAGTGTATGTTCCTTGCCTAAGTTGGAGAATTTCACATACTCGTTTAATTACTTTTCTGGTGAGTCACTGGTGTGCCTCAGGTTGCCGGGGAATGATGATAGGAGGAATTGTATTCCGAATAGGCCTTTCCAGCGCACACCGGAGGAATGTAGTAACTTTTATGCACATCCCATTAGTTGTGGTTCCATTCAGTGCCTcattagctag